One window of Medicago truncatula cultivar Jemalong A17 chromosome 2, MtrunA17r5.0-ANR, whole genome shotgun sequence genomic DNA carries:
- the LOC11408739 gene encoding serine/threonine-protein phosphatase 6 regulatory subunit 3 yields MFWRMAGLSTASPVETILDRDNFTMEELLDEDEIIQECKALNSRLINFLSGKAQVEQLVRYIVEEAPEDAEKKRTFKFPFIACEIFTCEVDSILKTLVEDEELMSLLFSFLDPNNSHGNLLAGYFSKVVVCLLLRKTGPFMQYVQAHQEIVKKLVELIGITSIMEVLIRLIGADEHMYANHVDAMQWIEETDVLEMIVDKFSSSDSPEVHTNTAETLCAITRFAPAGLSAKICSPSFIGRLFCHALEDSRPKSVLVNSLSICISLLDPSRISFGAYHSYNRQMTNGSAVTANPETVEGMLESLGDLLKLLDVSSAENLLPTTYGKLQPPLGKHRLKIVEFISVLLTVGSEAAEKKLIDFGAVQRIINLFFEYPYNNFLHHHVETIIISCLESKSSSLREHILRDCDFVGKIIQAEKNFTLEAGTDKPTSPAEGKSPPRIGSIGHLTRISNKLIQLGNNNSVIQEHLQGISEWTDWYMSVLSNRNAVENVSQWACGRPTALHDRNRDSDEDDFQDRDYDVAALANNLSQAFRYGIYNNDDDMEEVHGSLERDDEDVYFDDESAEVVISSLRLGDDHESGSSLFTNSNWFAFGEDKDREANEQSTGSLASPSPNAEEDVKNADEDYNMTANEDEDLADTATSSPEAEAEPKLEPVGTEKPVEWVEWRESLDASDPSEVLPNGELESESGNNDLDAAESSSPSTNVTVTKDEHTDAALLASLDENLSIGSSVPTQTESENPSSSASSSVDEKLAEVGGDSNKDTADDNKGIEQMSS; encoded by the exons ATGTTTTGGCGAATGGCTGGTTTATCCACCGCTTCTCCG GTGGAGACCATTTTGGATAGGGACAATTTCACCATGGAGGAACTACTTGATGAGGACGAAATAATTCAAGAATGCAAAGCTCTTAATAGCCGCCTTATAAACTT TTTGTCCGGAAAAGCACAGGTTGAACAATTGGTGCGATACATTGTTGAAGAGGCTCCTGAGGATGCTGAAAAGAAGCGGACTTTTAA GTTTCCTTTTATTGCTTGTGAGATATTTACCTGTGAAGTTGATAGCATACTCAAAACTCTGGTGGAGGATGAGGAA TTGATGAGTTTGCTGTTCTCTTTTTTGGACCCAAATAACTCCCATGGTAACCTACTAGCTGGATATTTTAGCAAG GTAGTTGTATGCCTGTTGTTACGCAAGACAGGTCCCTTCATGCAATATGTTCAA GCTCACCAGGAAATCGTGAAGAAGCTAGTTGAGTTGATTGGGATTACATCTATCATGGAG GTTTTGATTCGCTTGATTGGTGCGGATGAGCATATGTATGCAAATCATGTGGATGCGATGCAGTGGATTGAAGAGACTGATGTGCTTGAGATGATTGTGGACAAGTTTAGTTCTTCT GATTCTCCAGAAGTGCATACTAATACAGCAGAAACACTCTGTGCCATTACACGATTTGCTCCAGCAGGACTTTCTGCCAAAATTTGCAGCCCGAG CTTTATAGGAAGATTATTCTGTCATGCTCTAGAAGACTCTCGGCCAAAATCTGTTCTTGTTAACTCGTTATCTATATGCATATCTTTGCTAGACCCTAGTAGAATTTCTTTTGGAGCTTATCATTCCTATAACCGTCAAATGACTAACGGTTCCGCTGTAACTGCAAATCCTGAGACTGTTGAAGGCATGCTAGAAAGTCTAG GTGATCTACTAAAGCTTTTAGATGTTTCTTCCGCCGAAAATCTCTTGCCGACTACTTATGGCAAGTTACAACCGCCTCTTGGGAAACATCGTTTGAAG ATTGTAGAGTTCATATCAGTCTTACTAACTGTTGGTAGCGAAGCTGCTGAGaagaaattgattgattttggaGCTGTACAAAGAATTATAAACTTGTTCTTCGA GTATCCATACAATAACTTTCTGCATCACCATGTGGAAACCATTATAATATCATGCTTGGAGAGCAAGAGTTCTTCTCTTCGGGAACATATTCTTCgtgattgtgattttgttgGGAAAATTATTCAAGCAGAAAAGAATTTTACGTTGGAAGCTGGTACAGACAAG CCAACATCACCAGCTGAGGGTAAATCACCACCCAGAATAGGAAGCATAGGCCACTTGACCCGAATATCTAACAAACTTATCCAGTTAGGGAATAACAACAGTGTGATTCAGGAGCATCTGCAG GGAATTAGTGAATGGACAGATTGGTACATGAGTGTTCTATCAAATCGGAATGCTGTGGAAAATGTCTCTCAATGGGCTTGTGG GAGACCGACAGCATTGCATGACAGAAATAGGGACAGTGATGAGGATGATTTCCAGGATCGGGACTATGACGTTGCAGCCTTGGCAAATAACTTAAGTCAGGCCTTCCGTTATGGCATCTATAATAATGACGATGACATGGAAGAG GTTCACGGGTCTCTTGAACGAGATGACGAG GATGTCTATTTTGATGATGAATCTGCAGAAGTTGTTATATCTTCTTTGCGGTTGGGAGATGACCATGAAAG TGGGTCTTCTCTCTTCACGAATTCCAATTGGTTTGCTTTTGGGGAGGACAAAGATCGAGAAGCCAATGAACAGTCAACTGGCTCTCTTGCTTCTCCGTCGCCTAATGCTGAAGAGGATGTCAAAAACGCCGATGAAGATTATAACATGACTGCTAATGAAGACGAGGACTTGGCTGATACTGCGACGTCTTCTCCAGAAGCAGAGGCAGAACCAAAATTAGAACCTGTTGGAACCGAAAAACCTGTTGAGTGGGTTGAATGGAGGGAGTCTTTAGATGCCAGCGACCCTTCTGAGGTTCTTCCCAATGGAGAACTTGAGTCAGAATCAGGGAACAATGATCTTGATGCAGCCGAATCATCATCTCCGTCAACCAATGTTACAGTAACAAAGGATGAACATACGGATGCTGCACTATTAGCATCACTGGACGAGAATCTGAGCATTGGATCCTCTGTCCCAACTCAAACAGAAAGTGAAAATCCAAGTTCGTCCGCATCCAGTTCTGTGGATGAGAAACTGGCTGAAGTTGGAGGAGACAGCAACAAGGACACAGCAGATGACAATAAAGGAATTGAACAAATGAGTAGCTAA